Below is a genomic region from Streptomyces sp. NBC_00461.
GGGGGCGCGCCTGAAGGCCGTGCACGCCTGGCAGCAGCCCTCCTTGATCGGACTCGGCCCCGGCGACCTCGGCCTCGTGGGCGGCCCGGAGCGGGCCGAGGAGCGGCTCGGCTTCCTGACCGCCGTCCTGGAGGTCTGGCGCGAGAAGTACCCCGGCATCGAGGTCGCCGAGACCGTCACCGAGGGCCGCCCCCAGTCCGCGCTGCTCCGAGCCGCCTCCGGCGCGAGCCTGCTCGTCGTCGGCCGCCGCACCACCGACCGGCCCACCGGCCCGCGCACTGGCCCCGTCGCCCACGCCGCCATCCACCACGTCGGCTGCCGTGTGGCCGTCGTACCCCACGACTGAGAGGCCATGATGAGCAAGCCGACGAAGTACGTGTATGAATTCGCCGAGGGCGGCCGGGACATGGCCGCCCTGCTCGGCGGCAAGGGAGCCGGACTCGCCGAGATGACGAGGATCGGCCTGCCCGTCCCGCCCGGATTCACCGTCACCACCGACGCCTGCAAGGTCTACCTGGAGACCGGCGCGGAGCCGCCCGAGCTGGGCGTCGAGGCGGCCCAGGCCCTGGCCGGCCTGGAGCGGGCCATGGGCCGCACGCTCGGAGCACCCGACGACCCCCTGCTGGTGTCCGTGCGCTCGGGCGCCCGCTTCTCCATGCCCGGAATGATGGAGACCATCCTCGACATCGGGCTCAACGACCAGTCGGTGATCGGCCTCGCCAAAATCTCCGGGCAGGAGCGCTTCGCCTGGGACTCCTACCGGCGCCTCACCCAGATGTTCGGCCACACCGTGATGGGCGTGGACGGCGACCTGTTCGAGCAAGCCATCGCCGCACACAAGGCCGACCGGGCGGTCGCCGACGACCACGAACTCGACACCCACGAACTCGCCCTGCTCACGGAGGAGTTCAAGGCCATCATCCGCAAGGAGACCGGCGAGGACTTCCCCCAGGACCCCGCCGACCAGCTCTCTCGCGCCATCCGCGCGGTCTTCGACTCCTGGAACACCGAGCGCGCCCACGTCTACCGCCGCCGCGAACACATCCCCGAGGACCTCGGCACCGCCGTCAACGTCCAGGCGATGGTCTTCGGCAACCTCGGCACCACTGTGACATGTGGAAGCAGCGGCACCGGCGTCGCCTTCACCCGCGACCCCGCCACCGGCGAACGCGGCATCTACGGCGACTATCTGCCCGACGCACAGGGCGAGGACGTCGTCGCCGGCGTGCGCGACGCGCTGCCCCTGAGCGAGCTCAAGTCGCTCGACCCCCGCGCCTTCTTCGAACTCGGCGACCACCTGCGCACCCTGGAGAGCCACTACCGCGACCTGTGCGACGTCGAGTTCACCGTCGAACGCGGCAGGCTGTGGATTCTGCAGACCCGGGTCGGCAAGCGCACCGCCGAGGCAGCCTTCCGCATCGCCCACGACCTGCGCCAGGAACAGACGATCAGTGAAGACGAGGCACTGGTCCGCGTCGACGGCGCCGAACTGACCCGGCTGATGTTCCCCTGCTTCGAGGTGAGGCCCACCGACGTGCCCCTCGCCCATGGCGTGCCCGCCTCGCCGGGCGCCGCGGTGGGAGCTGTCGTCTTCGACTCGGCGGAGGCGGTACGACGTGCCGCGGCCGGCGAACAGGTGGTCCTCGTCCGCCGCGAGACCACCCCCGACGACCTCCCCGGCATGATCGCCGCCCAGGCGGTCCTGACCAGCCGGGGCGGCAAGACCAGCCATGCCGCCGTCGTCGCACGCGGCATGGGCAAGGTGTGCGTGTGCGGCGCGGAGTCACTCGGTGTCGATTTGGCCGCCCGCGAATTCGCCACGGAATCAGGAGTGGTCGTACACGAGGGCGACACCGTCTCCGTCGATGGCACCGCCGGCACCGTCCATCTCGGCGCACTCCCGCTCACCGCGTCCGACGTCGGCCGCGCGCTGGAGACCGGCATCGCTGAGGGCCCGCTCACCGAAGCGGTCCTGGGCGCGCTGGCTCACGCCGACTCCGTACGCCGCCTCGAGGTGCGCGCAAACGCCGACACTCCCGAGGACGCAGTGCGCGCCCGCAGCCTGGGCGCCCGGGGCATCGGCCTGTGCCGCACCGAGCACATGTTCCTCGGCGACCGCAGGAGACTGGTCGAGGCGATGATCCTGGCTCGCGACGACACCGCCCGTGAACAGGCCCTCGCCGCCCTGCTGCCCCTGCAGCGCGAGGACTTCACGGGCATCCTGGAGGCGATGGACGGACTGCCGGTGACGATCCGGCTGCTGGACCCGCCGCTGCACGAGTTCCTGCCCGACCGCACGGAGTTGGCCGTCCGTGTGGCCTCCGCCGCGCACTCGGATCCGCACGATCGTGAACTGCTCACCGCCGTCGAGCGTATGCACGAGCAGAACCCGATGCTCGGCCTGCGCGGTGTCCGCCTGGGTCTGGCCGTGCCCGGCCTGATGGCCATGCAGGTTCGGGCCGTCGCCGAAGCAGTGACCCGCCGCCTCCGCGACGGAGGCCGACCACGCGCCGAGATCATGATCCCGCTGGTCGGAACGGTCGAGGAACTGCGCCTTGCCCGCACGGAGACGGAACGCGTCCTCGCCGAGGTCATGGGCGAGACCGGCATGTCCTTCGACTGCCCGATCGGCACGATGATCGAGCTGCCGCGTGCCGCCCTCACCGCCGCCAGGATCGCCGGGGCCGCCGACTTCTTCTCCTTTGGTACAAACGACCTCACCCAGACGACCTGGGGACTGTCCCGCGACGACGCGGAGGCCACCTTCTTCCCGCTGTACCTGGAGAAGGGCGTCTTCACGGTGTCGCCGTTCGACTCGATCGACCAGGAAGGCGTCGGACGGCTGGTGGAGTTGGGCGTCGAGGCCGGACGGTCGGTCAATCCCCGCCTGGAGACCGGCGTGTGCGGCGAGCACGGGGGTGACCCGGACTCCATCCACTTCTTCCACCGGGTGGGCCTGGACTACGTCTCCTGCTCGCCGTTCCGGATCCCGGCGGCCCGACTGGAGGCGGGACGCGCCGCGCTCGAGGACGGCACCGGGACCAGCGACAGCCGCTGACGGTCCTGCGCAGGCCCAAGGACGGCATGGCCTGACTCCCTCATGGGATGGAGACCGTGCTGGCCCGGACGCGCGTAGGAGCGCCACGGCGCAGGCCTCTCGTGTGGCCGGCCGCCTGTCGGCCACGGCCCATACGCCGGCCACTGGTGACGAGGCGTGTGTCAGCGCGCTGCACACCGAGGGGGGCGATCCTGCTGGGACGCAGCAGCGCGCGCGTTCTCGCTGCGCTGAGTCGCCGGAGTTGGTGCGGGCGGTGATGGACAGTTCCTCGCCGACCACCCGGCACCACACCCTCACGCCGGTGTAGCCGGGCGGGGTCGAACAGCGCACCGAGTTGAGGCTGATGGTGCGGTCGGAGCCGACCAGTCTCGCCTCGCCCAGCGCGAGCGCGAGCGGCTCGCCACCGTGTTGCGGAAGGCCGCGGCGTCAGCCCGCAGCAGATCGCCCTGGCCTGGCTGCTCGCCCACGCCCCGGCCGTGATCCCGGTACCGGGAGCCAGCCGCCCAGTCTCCATCACCGACTCGGCCCAGGCCGCCTACCTCACACTGAGCACAGAGGAACTGACACAGCTTGAGGACGCTCTGCCGGGCGGCGACGGGTCACGCGTCGCCGCATGCCGACCTTGATCCGTGTCCGGGCGGGAACGGGGCCGGCGCCGACCACATCTCAGCTGTCGAAGTCGACGGTGAGCCTGTCGGAGACCGCGAAGGTCTGGCAGGTGAGGACGTAGCCGGCGGACACCTCGCCGGGTTCCAGTGCGTAGTTGCGGCGCATGTCGGCGTCACCGTGGGTGACGAGGGCGCGGCAGGTGCCACAGACACCGCCCTTGCACGCGAACGGCAGGTCGGGGCGTGCCTGCTGGGCACTGTCGAGGACGCTGCGGTCGCGCCGGGCGGAGAATGAGGTGGCCCGGCCGTCGAGGACCACGGTGATCTCGCTCTTCGGGTCGCCGCCTTCCGCGCTGTCACGGTCGGTCGCCGACGATGGGGCGGGCGGTTCGTCCTCCGCGTGGAACAGTTCCCTGTGGACACGGTCGGCCGGGACGCCGAGGCCGGAGAGGGCCTCGCAGGCATCGCGAACCATGCCGTGCGGGCCGCACAGCCACCAGTGGTCGACGTCACGGATGTCGACGAGGACGTCGAGCAGTGCGGTGAGCCGGACGGTGTCGAGGCGACCGGAGAGCAGTTCGGCTTCGCGCGGCTCGCGGGACAGGACGTGGGCGAGCTGGAAGCGGGCCGGATACTGGTCCTTGAGGTCGGCCAGTTCGTCCGCGAACATCACGGTGCCGGTGCGCCGGTTGCCGTAGATCAGTGTGATGCGTGAGGCCTCGTCCGCGCCCAGGACGGACGCGGCTATGGAGAGCATGGGTGTGACGCCGGATCCGGCGGCGATGAGCACATGGTGGCCGAGGGGACCGGCATCGCTGAGATCGGGAGTGAAGGCGCCGGCCGGGCCCATGACGTGAAGGGTGTCGCCGGGACGCACGTCGTGGACGAGCCAGGAGGAGAAGAGCCCCTCCGGTACGACGCGCACGCCGATGCGGGGCGGTGTTCCGGCCGGTGAGCAGATGGAGTAGGAACGGCGCTCGTCGCGTCCGTCGATCTCCCGGCGAAGGGTGAGGCATTGGCCCGGGAGGAAGGCGAACTCGTCGGCCAGATGGTCGGGAATGTCGAGGGTGAGGGCGGCGGCGTCGGAGCACAGCGGCTCCACGGAAGCCACGCGCAGAGCGTGAAAGGCCGGACGGCGGCGGGCCCGAACGGCAGCGGGGGGTGCGGGGTTGGTCATCAGAGGTCCTTGACGTGCGGGAAAGGCTCCAGGCAGGCGCGGCAGCGCCGAAGAGCGGTGCAGGCGGTGGCGGCGAAGCGCGAGAGCTCCTCGGTGTCGATGGAGGCGCAGCGGGGGCAGGGCACGGCTGCCGGGTCGGGGGTCAGGGACAGCCAGATCCGGGTCGGCGCGGAGTCCGCAGGCCGCCGCGCACCGGGCGGCGCGATGCCGTGTTCCACCAGCTTGCGGCGGCCCTCGGCGGTGATCCAGTCGGTGGTCCAGGGCGGGTCGAGCACCGTGACCACCCGCACGTCGGGAAAGCCGGCGGTGCGCAGCCTGGTGGCGACCTCGGCGCGCATCTCCGCCATGGCGGGGCAGCCCGAGTACGTCGGGGTGAGTCGCACGACGACGGTTCCGTCCTGTTCCACCTCGATGCCGCGGAGCACCCCGAGGTCGGAGAGCGTCAGCATCGGCAGTTCGGGATCCGGGACCTCTGCGGCGATGTCCCGGGCGTGTTCCGCCCGTTCCCCGCGCTGCTCCGCTCGCTCCGATGCCGTCACCATGTGGCGTCCGGGTGGGCGCGGGCGACGCTCTGCAGTTCGGTGAGCAGGGGCGCCAGATGCTCGGTGTGGTCTCCGTTTCGGCCGGAGCCCGGGACGCAGGACGCGAACATGTCGTCGCGCGGCATCGCCCCGGACCGGTGCAGTCCGGCCCGGGCGAGCGCGTCGGACAGTTCGAGTCGGGTCCGGTCGGCGACGGTGGCCGGGTCTGCGCCGAGGCGCTCCGCGGTGCGGTCGGTCATCAGTTCGTCCAACCAGGGGGCGATGTCGCCCAGGGCGGCTTCGAGGCGGGCCCGCGACTCGCTGGTGCCGTCACCGAGACGCACGGTCCACCCGGCGGCGTAATGGGCGTGGTAGGCCAGCTCCTTGACGCTCTTCGCGGCGATGGCGGCCAGCACCGGGTCGGGCGCGGCGGTCAGTGCCTCGCACAGGGCCAGCCTCCAGGCGGACATCACCAGCAGGCGGGTGACGGTGAACGCGAAGTCACCGCACGGCAGTTCGGCAAGCCGTACATTGCGGAAGTCGTCCGGGTCGCGGAAGTAGGCGTATGCGTCCTCGCCTCGGCCGGTGCCGTCGGCCTGCCCGGCTCTGGCGTACAGAAGACGGGCCTGGCCGAGCATGTCCAGGCCGATGTTGGCCAGGGCCAGTTCCTCCTCCAGCTCCGGGGCGCGGGTACACCACTCGGCGAGCCGCTGCGCGGACACCAGGGCGTCGTCGCCCAGCGCCAGACAACAGGCGACCAGGTCCGCGGCGTCGACACCGTCGGGTACCGCCTGGTCGACGCCGTGCAGCGGGTCGGTGAAGCCCGTACCGAACGCCCATCGAGCGTTGTCGGCGTCGACGTACAGGTCCTCGTCGCTCATGTGCTCGCTCCTAGATGTGGGGGACATCGTCGGGAATGGTGTAAAAGGTCGGATGCCGGTAGACCTTGTCGCCGCTCGGCGCGAAGAAGGGGTCCTTCTCGCCGGGGGTGGACGCGGCGATGGTGTCCGAGCGCACGGCCCAGATGCTGACGCCCTCGTTGCGCCGGGTGTACAGGTCCCGGGCATGGGTGAGGGCCATGTGGTCGTCGGCCGCGCGAAGGGAGCCGACGTGGACGTGGTTGAGGCCGCGCTTGCCCCGGACGAACACCTCGTACAACGGCCATTGCGCCTGGGTACGAACAGCGGCTTGCGCCGGGACTCCGTCGGTGCCGCTCATGCCGCCGCTCCTTCCCGCACCGGGGCGGCCTGCTTGCGGGCGTGCGCGGCCGCGGCTTCCCGCACCCAGGCGCCTTCCTCGTGCGCGGCACGGCGCCGGGCGATGCGTTCGGCGTTGCACGGTCCGTCGCCGGAGATCACCTGCTTCAGCTCCTCCCAGTCGGGGGTGCCGAAGTCGTGGTGTCCGCGCTCCTCGTTCCACCGCAGTTCCGGGTCGGGCAGGGTGACGCCGAGCTTCTCGGCCTGCGGGACGGTCATGTCGACGAAGCGCCGGCGCAGTTCGTCGTTGGAGTGCCGCTTGATCTTCCAGGCCATGGAACGGACGGAATTCGGAGAGTCGTCGTCGGGTGGGCCGAACATCATCAGCGAGGGCCACCACCAGCGGTTGACGGCGTCCTGCACCATGTCCCGCTGTTCGTCGGTGCCGCGCATCATGGTGAGCAGCAACTCGTAGCCCTGGCGCTGGTGGAAGGACTCCTCCTTGCAGACGCGGACCATGGCGCGTCCGTACGGGCCGTACGACGTGCGGCACAGGGGCACCTGGTTGCAGATGGCCGCACCGTCCACGAACCAGCCGATCACGCCGACGTCGGCGAAGGTCGGCGTCGGGTAGTTGAAGATGGAGGAGTACTTCTGGCGGCCGTCGATCAGGCGCTCGGTCAGTTCCGTACGGTCCGCGCCGAGGGTCTCGGCCGCCGAGTAGAGGTAGAGCCCGTGACCGGCCTCGTCCTGCACCTTCGCGAAGAGGATGGCCTTGCGGCGCAGCGAGGGCGCTCTGGTGATCCAGTCGCCTTCCGGCTGCATGCCGATGATCTCCGAGTGGGCGTGCTGGGCGATCTGCCGGATCAGCGTGGCTCGGTAGCCGTCGGGCATCCAGTCCCGGGGTTCGATGCGCTGGTCGCGGGCGATGGTGTTCTCGAAGGCGGACTCCGGGCTCTGGGGCCCGGGTGACGTGCCGGTCGGGGTGTTCATGGTGTGTGTCCCGGTGTACTCGGTGGGTGGGTGGATCAGCGGCCGTGGAAGGCCGGATCGCGGCGTTCGAGGAAGGCCGTGACTGCCTCCTGGTGGTCATCGGTGGCGCCGAGTCGGCGCTGGACGACGGCCTCGCGCTCAAGGGCCGCGGGCAGGGGAATGGAGGCCGCCGACCGGAGCAGCGCCTTGATCTCCCGGTAGGCGGCGGTGGGTCCCCCGGCCAGGGAGTGGGCCAGAGCCAGCCCTTCGGCGGCGGCGGAGCCATCCGGTACGACGCGGTGGACCAGGCCCCAGCGTTCGGCGTCCGGCCCGGAGAAGTGTTCTCCCAGGAGCATGATTCCGGCGGTCCGCGAGGGCCCGAGCTGGCGGGCGAGGGCGCGGACGACCCCGGAATCGGAGGCCAGGCCGATGCCGGTGAACGCGGTCGCGAAGCGGGCGCCCTCGGCGGCGACCCGCACGTCGGCGCAGAGCGCGATGCCGAGCCCGGCCCCGACGCAGGCGCCCTCGACGGCCACGACCAGCGGGATCTGCAGTGCGTGCAGCTCTTTGACCAGCGGGTTGTAGTCGTTGGGAAGGTTCGCGAAAGCCGTGGCCGGTGCTGTCTTCAGCAACCGGGCGTGTTCCTTGAGGTCCTGGCCGACACAGAAGTGTTTGCCACGCCCCGTGATCAGGGCCGCGCGTACGCCGCGTGCGGTGTCCGTCGTGAGGCGCCGTGCCGCCATGAGGAGCGCGCTGCGCATGTGCGCGTCGAGCGCGTTGCCGCCGGCGGGTCCGCGCAGCTCGATGACGGCTACGGCGTCGGTGATGTCGTAGGACACCCCATAGGGAGCAGGGTGTCCCGGACTGCTCTCCTGAGCCGGAAGGGCCGGGTGGTCGTTCACTGCCATCGGTGG
It encodes:
- the ppdK gene encoding pyruvate, phosphate dikinase yields the protein MSKPTKYVYEFAEGGRDMAALLGGKGAGLAEMTRIGLPVPPGFTVTTDACKVYLETGAEPPELGVEAAQALAGLERAMGRTLGAPDDPLLVSVRSGARFSMPGMMETILDIGLNDQSVIGLAKISGQERFAWDSYRRLTQMFGHTVMGVDGDLFEQAIAAHKADRAVADDHELDTHELALLTEEFKAIIRKETGEDFPQDPADQLSRAIRAVFDSWNTERAHVYRRREHIPEDLGTAVNVQAMVFGNLGTTVTCGSSGTGVAFTRDPATGERGIYGDYLPDAQGEDVVAGVRDALPLSELKSLDPRAFFELGDHLRTLESHYRDLCDVEFTVERGRLWILQTRVGKRTAEAAFRIAHDLRQEQTISEDEALVRVDGAELTRLMFPCFEVRPTDVPLAHGVPASPGAAVGAVVFDSAEAVRRAAAGEQVVLVRRETTPDDLPGMIAAQAVLTSRGGKTSHAAVVARGMGKVCVCGAESLGVDLAAREFATESGVVVHEGDTVSVDGTAGTVHLGALPLTASDVGRALETGIAEGPLTEAVLGALAHADSVRRLEVRANADTPEDAVRARSLGARGIGLCRTEHMFLGDRRRLVEAMILARDDTAREQALAALLPLQREDFTGILEAMDGLPVTIRLLDPPLHEFLPDRTELAVRVASAAHSDPHDRELLTAVERMHEQNPMLGLRGVRLGLAVPGLMAMQVRAVAEAVTRRLRDGGRPRAEIMIPLVGTVEELRLARTETERVLAEVMGETGMSFDCPIGTMIELPRAALTAARIAGAADFFSFGTNDLTQTTWGLSRDDAEATFFPLYLEKGVFTVSPFDSIDQEGVGRLVELGVEAGRSVNPRLETGVCGEHGGDPDSIHFFHRVGLDYVSCSPFRIPAARLEAGRAALEDGTGTSDSR
- the paaE gene encoding 1,2-phenylacetyl-CoA epoxidase subunit PaaE, yielding MTNPAPPAAVRARRRPAFHALRVASVEPLCSDAAALTLDIPDHLADEFAFLPGQCLTLRREIDGRDERRSYSICSPAGTPPRIGVRVVPEGLFSSWLVHDVRPGDTLHVMGPAGAFTPDLSDAGPLGHHVLIAAGSGVTPMLSIAASVLGADEASRITLIYGNRRTGTVMFADELADLKDQYPARFQLAHVLSREPREAELLSGRLDTVRLTALLDVLVDIRDVDHWWLCGPHGMVRDACEALSGLGVPADRVHRELFHAEDEPPAPSSATDRDSAEGGDPKSEITVVLDGRATSFSARRDRSVLDSAQQARPDLPFACKGGVCGTCRALVTHGDADMRRNYALEPGEVSAGYVLTCQTFAVSDRLTVDFDS
- the paaD gene encoding 1,2-phenylacetyl-CoA epoxidase subunit PaaD yields the protein MVTASERAEQRGERAEHARDIAAEVPDPELPMLTLSDLGVLRGIEVEQDGTVVVRLTPTYSGCPAMAEMRAEVATRLRTAGFPDVRVVTVLDPPWTTDWITAEGRRKLVEHGIAPPGARRPADSAPTRIWLSLTPDPAAVPCPRCASIDTEELSRFAATACTALRRCRACLEPFPHVKDL
- the paaC gene encoding 1,2-phenylacetyl-CoA epoxidase subunit PaaC, coding for MSDEDLYVDADNARWAFGTGFTDPLHGVDQAVPDGVDAADLVACCLALGDDALVSAQRLAEWCTRAPELEEELALANIGLDMLGQARLLYARAGQADGTGRGEDAYAYFRDPDDFRNVRLAELPCGDFAFTVTRLLVMSAWRLALCEALTAAPDPVLAAIAAKSVKELAYHAHYAAGWTVRLGDGTSESRARLEAALGDIAPWLDELMTDRTAERLGADPATVADRTRLELSDALARAGLHRSGAMPRDDMFASCVPGSGRNGDHTEHLAPLLTELQSVARAHPDATW
- the paaB gene encoding 1,2-phenylacetyl-CoA epoxidase subunit PaaB, producing MSGTDGVPAQAAVRTQAQWPLYEVFVRGKRGLNHVHVGSLRAADDHMALTHARDLYTRRNEGVSIWAVRSDTIAASTPGEKDPFFAPSGDKVYRHPTFYTIPDDVPHI
- the paaA gene encoding 1,2-phenylacetyl-CoA epoxidase subunit PaaA, whose protein sequence is MNTPTGTSPGPQSPESAFENTIARDQRIEPRDWMPDGYRATLIRQIAQHAHSEIIGMQPEGDWITRAPSLRRKAILFAKVQDEAGHGLYLYSAAETLGADRTELTERLIDGRQKYSSIFNYPTPTFADVGVIGWFVDGAAICNQVPLCRTSYGPYGRAMVRVCKEESFHQRQGYELLLTMMRGTDEQRDMVQDAVNRWWWPSLMMFGPPDDDSPNSVRSMAWKIKRHSNDELRRRFVDMTVPQAEKLGVTLPDPELRWNEERGHHDFGTPDWEELKQVISGDGPCNAERIARRRAAHEEGAWVREAAAAHARKQAAPVREGAAA
- a CDS encoding enoyl-CoA hydratase/isomerase family protein, whose translation is MAVNDHPALPAQESSPGHPAPYGVSYDITDAVAVIELRGPAGGNALDAHMRSALLMAARRLTTDTARGVRAALITGRGKHFCVGQDLKEHARLLKTAPATAFANLPNDYNPLVKELHALQIPLVVAVEGACVGAGLGIALCADVRVAAEGARFATAFTGIGLASDSGVVRALARQLGPSRTAGIMLLGEHFSGPDAERWGLVHRVVPDGSAAAEGLALAHSLAGGPTAAYREIKALLRSAASIPLPAALEREAVVQRRLGATDDHQEAVTAFLERRDPAFHGR